A single genomic interval of Rhizobium leguminosarum bv. trifolii WSM1325 harbors:
- a CDS encoding Three-deoxy-D-manno-octulosonic-acid transferase domain protein (PFAM: Three-deoxy-D-manno-octulosonic-acid transferase domain protein~KEGG: rec:RHECIAT_CH0000932 3-deoxy-D-manno-octulosonic acid transferase protein) produces the protein MSSRMARFGLNAYRLAGTVASPVVGLYITYRTAKGKEDRARRLERFGYPSANRPQGPLIWFHAASVGETNAVIPLIREIRRRDIHVILTTGTITSAKLAAERLGLEAIHQYVPLDLKPSVSRFLDYWQPDCAIIAESEIWPATVLELGRRRIPQILINARMSDRSFARWRRRPAIAEALFENLALVIAQSDVDAERFRDLGAVPVITSGNLKVDTDAPPYDSAVFARYKKQIGERKTWAAISTFDGEENAAAIVHRALRERDRQLTIIVPRHPERSDEIEAALVKQGLKVARRTRDDVLSADVDIFLGDTIGEMGLYLRLTEIAFVGRSLFAEGGQNPLEPAMLGCAILSGGHVQNFRDAYQKLARSGSARMVRDTEMLAKGVHYLLINDDARRNMIEAGITAVHEMRGALTATVKGLEPYINPLTVKARLLPKAVAQV, from the coding sequence ATGAGTTCCCGGATGGCGCGGTTCGGTCTGAACGCATACCGTCTGGCGGGAACCGTGGCCTCTCCAGTCGTCGGCCTCTATATCACCTACCGCACGGCCAAGGGCAAGGAAGACCGGGCCCGCCGCCTGGAGCGCTTCGGCTATCCGAGCGCCAACCGGCCGCAGGGCCCGCTCATCTGGTTTCACGCCGCAAGCGTCGGTGAAACCAACGCCGTCATCCCGCTGATCCGCGAAATCCGCCGCCGCGACATCCATGTCATCCTGACGACCGGCACCATCACCTCGGCCAAGCTCGCCGCCGAGCGCCTCGGCCTGGAAGCGATCCATCAATATGTGCCGCTCGACCTGAAGCCCTCCGTCAGCCGCTTCCTCGATTATTGGCAGCCCGATTGCGCCATCATCGCCGAATCCGAGATCTGGCCGGCAACGGTGCTGGAACTCGGCCGCCGCCGCATTCCGCAGATCCTGATCAATGCCCGCATGTCGGACCGCTCCTTTGCCCGCTGGCGCCGCCGCCCGGCGATCGCCGAAGCCTTGTTCGAGAATCTTGCCCTCGTCATCGCCCAGTCGGATGTCGATGCCGAACGTTTCCGCGATCTCGGCGCTGTGCCCGTCATCACCTCGGGCAATCTGAAGGTCGATACCGACGCACCGCCCTATGACAGCGCTGTCTTCGCCCGCTACAAGAAGCAGATCGGCGAGCGCAAGACCTGGGCGGCGATCTCGACCTTCGACGGAGAGGAGAACGCTGCCGCCATCGTTCACCGGGCGCTCAGGGAGCGCGACCGCCAGTTGACGATTATTGTGCCGCGCCATCCCGAGCGCAGCGACGAGATCGAGGCGGCCCTCGTCAAGCAGGGGCTGAAGGTCGCCCGCCGCACCCGCGACGATGTCTTGTCCGCCGATGTCGATATTTTCCTCGGCGATACGATCGGCGAAATGGGTCTTTATCTCCGTCTGACGGAAATCGCCTTCGTCGGCCGCTCGCTCTTTGCCGAAGGCGGCCAGAACCCGCTGGAGCCAGCCATGCTCGGCTGCGCCATTCTCTCCGGCGGCCATGTGCAGAATTTCCGCGATGCCTATCAGAAGCTTGCCCGCAGCGGCAGCGCCCGCATGGTGCGCGATACTGAAATGCTGGCCAAGGGTGTGCATTATCTGCTGATCAACGACGACGCCCGCCGCAACATGATCGAGGCCGGCATCACCGCCGTGCACGAGATGCGCGGCGCGCTGACGGCAACGGTAAAGGGGCTGGAACCCTATATCAATCCGCTGACGGTGAAGGCGCGGCTGCTGCCCAAGGCCGTGGCCCAGGTCTGA
- a CDS encoding inositol monophosphatase (PFAM: inositol monophosphatase~KEGG: ret:RHE_CH00842 inositol monophosphatase protein): MSDMEKARWQSDLTLIADAAKEAGAVAFGFFNQSPEVWWKNEDRSPVSAADFAANKTLETILRKARPDYGWLSEETDDDADRLSRETLFIIDPIDGTRAFLGGQKVWCVSVAVVHRGRPVAGVLYAPALEEFYEAVEGGVALKNGVPFTVSAAGPEEMSRLAIGEDLLKTFPTEFRDRVTREKYIPSLAYRIAMVADGRLDGTFVKGNSHDWDLAAADLILVCAGGGLVDIEGRPIVYNRAEVTHNVLCAAPTPRISEFLAAFAGRRDS; encoded by the coding sequence ATGAGCGACATGGAGAAAGCCCGCTGGCAGAGCGATCTCACGCTGATCGCCGATGCTGCGAAAGAGGCGGGCGCCGTCGCTTTCGGCTTCTTCAACCAGTCGCCTGAGGTCTGGTGGAAGAACGAGGACCGTTCGCCCGTCAGCGCCGCCGATTTCGCCGCCAACAAGACGCTCGAGACCATCCTGCGCAAGGCCCGGCCGGATTATGGCTGGCTGTCGGAAGAAACCGACGACGATGCCGACCGCCTTTCACGCGAAACGCTGTTCATCATCGATCCGATCGACGGCACGCGCGCCTTCCTCGGCGGGCAGAAGGTCTGGTGCGTCAGCGTCGCGGTGGTTCATCGTGGCCGGCCGGTCGCTGGCGTGCTCTATGCCCCGGCGCTCGAGGAGTTCTATGAGGCGGTCGAGGGCGGCGTGGCGCTGAAGAACGGCGTCCCCTTCACCGTCTCGGCGGCCGGACCGGAAGAGATGAGCCGCCTTGCAATCGGCGAAGACCTGCTGAAGACCTTTCCGACGGAATTCCGCGATCGGGTGACGCGCGAGAAATACATTCCCTCGCTGGCCTATCGCATCGCCATGGTGGCGGACGGTCGTCTCGACGGCACCTTCGTCAAGGGCAATTCACATGATTGGGACCTTGCCGCTGCCGATCTGATCCTCGTCTGTGCCGGCGGCGGCCTCGTCGACATCGAAGGCCGGCCGATTGTCTACAATCGCGCCGAAGTCACCCACAATGTCCTCTGCGCGGCCCCAACGCCCCGCATCAGTGAGTTCCTCGCGGCCTTTGCGGGGCGACGAGACAGTTGA
- a CDS encoding tetraacyldisaccharide 4'-kinase (KEGG: ret:RHE_CH00846 tetraacyldisaccharide 4'-kinase~TIGRFAM: tetraacyldisaccharide 4'-kinase~PFAM: Tetraacyldisaccharide-1-P 4'-kinase): MISEAPPFWWRKADWRAWLLLPLSFLYGRIASHRMAHARRASVPIPVICVGNFTVGGAGKTPTALTIARAAKAKGLKPGFLSRGYGGSLDVTTVVDPDHHRAIAVGDEPLLLAQEALTVISRRRVEGAARLVAEGADLIIMDDGFQSARLAIDYALLVIDATRGLGNGHIVPGGPVRAPIRQQLRSATALLKVGGGNAADRIVRMAARAAKPYFTASLKVRGDNTLAGTKVLAFAGIADPAKFFRTVESRGAEIVVAKSFGDHEHLTEEEIDDILTTAERQGLLIVTTSKDFVRLSGHQGKAARLVEKSRVIEVDMVFEDHLAPSLIIDRAIVACRERRLREMKAGA, translated from the coding sequence ATGATATCCGAAGCGCCACCGTTCTGGTGGAGGAAAGCCGATTGGCGGGCCTGGCTGCTGCTGCCGCTTTCTTTTCTCTATGGCCGTATCGCCAGCCACCGCATGGCCCATGCGCGCCGCGCTTCCGTTCCCATCCCGGTCATCTGCGTCGGCAATTTCACCGTCGGCGGCGCCGGCAAGACGCCGACGGCGCTGACGATCGCTCGCGCCGCCAAGGCGAAGGGGCTGAAGCCCGGCTTTCTCAGCAGGGGTTACGGCGGCTCGCTCGATGTGACCACCGTGGTCGATCCCGATCATCACCGGGCGATTGCCGTCGGCGACGAGCCGTTGTTGCTTGCCCAGGAAGCGCTGACGGTGATTTCGCGCCGGCGCGTCGAAGGAGCTGCACGGCTGGTGGCGGAGGGCGCCGATCTCATCATCATGGATGACGGTTTCCAGAGTGCCCGGCTGGCGATCGACTATGCCCTGCTCGTCATCGACGCGACGCGCGGCCTCGGCAACGGCCATATCGTGCCGGGTGGCCCGGTCCGCGCGCCGATCCGCCAGCAGCTGCGGTCCGCGACCGCTCTGCTGAAGGTTGGCGGCGGCAATGCCGCCGACAGGATCGTCCGCATGGCGGCGCGCGCGGCAAAGCCCTATTTCACCGCATCGCTGAAAGTCCGGGGCGACAACACGCTGGCCGGCACCAAGGTGCTCGCCTTTGCCGGCATCGCCGATCCCGCCAAATTCTTCCGCACGGTCGAATCCCGCGGCGCCGAGATCGTCGTCGCCAAGTCCTTCGGCGATCACGAGCACCTGACCGAGGAGGAGATCGACGACATCCTGACAACCGCCGAGCGTCAAGGTCTCTTGATCGTCACCACCTCCAAGGATTTCGTCCGCCTGTCCGGCCATCAGGGCAAGGCGGCACGGCTCGTCGAAAAGAGCCGGGTGATCGAGGTCGACATGGTCTTCGAGGATCACCTCGCCCCCAGCCTGATCATCGACCGGGCGATCGTCGCCTGCCGCGAGCGGCGGCTGCGGGAAATGAAGGCTGGGGCTTAG
- a CDS encoding conserved hypothetical protein (KEGG: ret:RHE_CH00843 hypothetical protein): MTDSGDKKQLLHLVFGGELESLDDVQFRDLQGLDIVGIFPDYATALTAWKSKAQQTVDNAHMRYFIVHMHRLLDPQEKPKG, encoded by the coding sequence ATGACTGACTCCGGTGACAAGAAGCAGCTTCTGCATCTCGTTTTTGGCGGCGAACTGGAAAGCCTCGATGACGTCCAGTTCCGTGATCTGCAGGGTCTCGATATCGTCGGCATTTTCCCGGATTATGCCACGGCGCTGACGGCCTGGAAGTCGAAGGCGCAGCAGACGGTCGACAATGCGCATATGCGCTACTTCATCGTCCACATGCATCGTTTGCTCGATCCGCAGGAAAAGCCCAAGGGCTGA
- a CDS encoding HAD-superfamily hydrolase, subfamily IA, variant 1 (TIGRFAM: HAD-superfamily hydrolase, subfamily IA, variant 1~PFAM: Haloacid dehalogenase domain protein hydrolase~KEGG: ret:RHE_CH00845 phosphoglycolate phosphatase protein) translates to MSAVASIKGILFDKDGTLLDYDESWLPVNRELARIAARGDELLANRLLSACGMDPVTGHIVPDSLLAAGNTRQIASGLVAAGSMVDVDELTVRLDDLFSSAAEFSVPVTDLAGFFERLHRRGFKLGVASSDNERSIRQTAERFGFARYIDYIAGYDSGFGVKPEPGMVLGFCAATGLLPEEVAMVGDNNHDLHMGLNAGTGLRIAVLTGTGSRETLAAAADHVLDDITAIETLLPDLQPA, encoded by the coding sequence ATGTCGGCAGTGGCCTCTATCAAAGGCATTCTCTTCGACAAGGACGGCACGCTGCTCGACTATGACGAGAGCTGGCTGCCGGTCAACCGCGAGCTTGCCCGCATCGCCGCCAGAGGGGATGAGCTTCTCGCCAACCGGCTGCTGTCGGCCTGCGGCATGGATCCGGTGACCGGCCATATCGTTCCCGACAGCCTGCTTGCCGCCGGCAATACCCGTCAGATCGCCTCAGGCCTTGTTGCCGCGGGTTCGATGGTGGATGTCGACGAACTGACGGTCCGCCTCGACGACCTGTTTTCCAGTGCCGCCGAATTTTCCGTGCCGGTGACCGACCTCGCCGGCTTCTTCGAGCGGCTGCATCGGCGCGGCTTCAAGCTCGGTGTCGCCTCCAGCGACAATGAGCGGTCGATCCGCCAGACGGCGGAACGTTTCGGTTTTGCCCGCTATATCGATTACATCGCCGGCTACGACAGCGGTTTCGGCGTCAAGCCGGAGCCCGGCATGGTGCTCGGCTTCTGCGCTGCGACCGGTCTTTTGCCTGAAGAGGTCGCCATGGTCGGCGATAACAATCACGATCTGCACATGGGTCTGAATGCCGGCACGGGTCTCAGGATCGCGGTGCTGACCGGCACCGGTTCGCGGGAGACGCTTGCCGCCGCGGCCGATCATGTGCTCGACGATATCACCGCCATCGAGACGCTGCTGCCCGACTTGCAGCCGGCCTGA
- a CDS encoding peptidase U62 modulator of DNA gyrase (PFAM: peptidase U62 modulator of DNA gyrase~KEGG: rec:RHECIAT_CH0000929 modulator of DNA gyrase protein) yields the protein MSSEIDSSTLLSRASQLIDLARKAGADAADAVVVRSRSQSVSVRLGKVEGTESSESDDFSLRVFIGKRVASVSANPGFDLQALAERAVAMAKVSPEDPFACLADEASLSRSYPDLQLLDTTEVSSEMLREAGLAAEAAALAVKGVTNSSGAGASAGMGGLVLATSHGFEGSYMASRFGHSVSVIAGEGTGMERDYDYDSRLYYAELDDPAEIGRRAGERVIKRINPRQVPTGKDITVIFDPRVARGFVGHIAGAINGAAVARKSSFLRDKMGQQILKSGLSITDDPLIVRGPSSRPFDGEGVSGERLVMIEDGVLKHWFLSTSTARELDLETNGRGVRGGTAVSPSSTNLALEPGDISPEDLIRSVGNGFYVTELIGHGVNMITGEYSRGATGFWIENGELTFPVSEVTIASNLKEMFMRLTLANDIDRKFGVAAPTFAIEGMTLAGR from the coding sequence ATGTCCTCTGAAATTGATTCCTCGACACTTCTTTCCCGCGCAAGTCAATTGATCGATCTGGCAAGGAAGGCAGGGGCCGATGCCGCCGACGCCGTCGTCGTCCGGTCGCGCTCGCAATCGGTGAGCGTCCGCCTCGGCAAGGTCGAGGGCACGGAATCCTCCGAAAGCGACGATTTCTCGCTGCGTGTCTTCATCGGCAAGCGTGTCGCCAGCGTCTCGGCCAATCCGGGCTTCGATCTTCAGGCGCTGGCCGAACGCGCCGTCGCCATGGCCAAGGTTTCTCCGGAAGACCCCTTCGCCTGCCTGGCGGATGAGGCGAGTCTTTCGAGATCCTATCCCGACCTGCAATTGCTCGATACCACCGAGGTCTCCTCCGAGATGCTGCGCGAGGCGGGTCTTGCCGCTGAAGCAGCAGCCCTTGCGGTCAAGGGGGTTACCAATTCCTCCGGCGCCGGCGCGTCGGCCGGCATGGGCGGCCTCGTTCTTGCCACCTCGCACGGTTTCGAAGGCAGTTACATGGCCTCGCGTTTCGGCCATTCCGTCAGCGTCATCGCAGGTGAAGGCACCGGCATGGAGCGCGACTATGATTATGACAGCCGTCTCTATTATGCCGAGCTCGACGATCCCGCTGAAATCGGCCGTCGCGCCGGCGAACGGGTGATCAAACGGATCAATCCGCGCCAGGTGCCGACCGGCAAGGACATCACCGTCATCTTCGATCCGCGTGTCGCCCGCGGCTTCGTCGGCCATATCGCCGGTGCGATCAATGGTGCCGCCGTCGCCCGCAAGTCCAGCTTCCTGCGCGACAAGATGGGTCAGCAGATCCTGAAGTCAGGCCTGTCGATCACCGACGATCCGCTGATCGTGCGCGGCCCTTCCTCGCGGCCCTTCGACGGCGAGGGAGTGTCCGGCGAGCGGCTGGTGATGATCGAGGATGGTGTTTTGAAGCACTGGTTCCTCTCGACCTCGACCGCGCGCGAGCTCGACCTCGAAACCAACGGCCGCGGCGTGCGCGGCGGCACCGCCGTCTCGCCTTCTTCCACCAATCTTGCGCTGGAACCCGGCGACATCTCGCCGGAGGATCTGATCCGCAGCGTTGGCAACGGTTTTTATGTGACCGAATTGATCGGCCACGGCGTCAACATGATCACCGGCGAATACAGCCGCGGCGCCACCGGCTTCTGGATCGAGAACGGCGAACTCACCTTCCCGGTCTCCGAGGTGACGATCGCCTCGAACCTCAAGGAGATGTTCATGCGCCTGACGCTGGCAAACGACATCGATCGCAAATTCGGCGTCGCGGCTCCCACGTTTGCCATCGAAGGCATGACGCTCGCGGGGCGCTAG
- a CDS encoding potassium efflux system protein (TIGRFAM: potassium efflux system protein~PFAM: sodium/hydrogen exchanger; TrkA-N domain protein~KEGG: rec:RHECIAT_CH0000928 glutathione-regulated potassium-efflux transporter protein), whose protein sequence is MSASNAFFSETILLLGGAVVAAPIFKKLGLGTVLGYLAAGIVIGPVFHGITDGEQILAVAELGVVFLLFIIGLELKPTRLWQMRRDIFGLGAAQVVLTGLALTALAWFSQVLDWRGSIVAGFGLALSSTAFAMQILEGDGDVNTRYGQRSFSMLLFQDLAIVPLLALITILDGGDKGSNAPLFDFAIAVGAVAAMIVMGRYLLTPLFQIIARTGAREAMIAAALFVVMGSASLMQLAGLSMAMGAFLSGVMLAESSYRHELEADIEPFRGVLLAIFFIAVGLSLELDVLADNALFVIVAVPIVMAVKAIVIYGICRISGSSHDDAIRIAFLLPQGGEFGFVLFTTAGAAGLMSTSTASLLVAIVTLSMALTPIGSALSKRLLNGDEQEELDEDFEGAGADVLMVGFSRFGQIAAQILLAGGRSVTVIDFSADRIRQASSFGFRIYFGDGARKDVLRSAGIDRAKIVLVCTQKKEITDKVVELVQADYPHTRLYVRSYDRIHSIELRNKGIDYELRETLESGLLFGRRTLEALGVSEVDAYEIGEDIRKRDEARLVLQVSEGLQAGRDMLFSHPVRPEPLVKPKRAADPFEHDPLAGTADATADA, encoded by the coding sequence ATGTCAGCGTCCAATGCCTTTTTTTCCGAAACGATCCTGCTGCTTGGCGGGGCGGTGGTCGCCGCGCCGATCTTCAAGAAACTCGGGCTCGGCACGGTGCTCGGCTATCTCGCCGCCGGCATCGTCATCGGCCCGGTCTTCCACGGCATCACCGATGGCGAACAGATCCTCGCCGTCGCCGAACTCGGCGTCGTCTTCCTGCTCTTCATCATCGGACTGGAGTTGAAACCCACCCGCCTCTGGCAGATGCGGCGCGACATCTTCGGCCTCGGCGCGGCGCAGGTGGTGCTGACGGGGCTAGCGCTGACCGCGCTTGCCTGGTTTTCCCAGGTTCTCGACTGGCGCGGCAGCATCGTTGCCGGATTTGGCCTGGCGCTGTCTTCAACCGCCTTCGCCATGCAGATCCTCGAGGGCGACGGCGACGTCAATACCAGATACGGGCAACGCTCCTTTTCGATGCTGCTGTTCCAGGACCTGGCGATCGTGCCGCTGCTGGCGCTGATCACCATCCTCGACGGCGGCGATAAGGGCAGCAACGCGCCACTGTTCGATTTCGCTATCGCCGTCGGCGCGGTTGCGGCGATGATCGTCATGGGACGTTACCTGCTGACGCCGCTCTTCCAGATCATCGCCCGGACCGGCGCGCGCGAAGCAATGATCGCGGCTGCCCTCTTCGTCGTCATGGGATCGGCGAGCTTGATGCAGCTGGCCGGGCTTTCGATGGCGATGGGCGCCTTCCTATCCGGCGTGATGCTGGCCGAATCCTCCTACCGGCACGAGTTGGAGGCAGATATCGAGCCGTTCCGCGGCGTGCTGCTCGCTATCTTCTTTATCGCCGTCGGCCTGTCGCTGGAGCTCGACGTTCTCGCCGACAACGCGCTTTTCGTCATCGTCGCCGTGCCGATCGTCATGGCCGTCAAGGCGATCGTCATCTACGGGATCTGCCGGATCTCCGGCTCTTCGCACGACGATGCGATCCGCATCGCTTTCCTGCTGCCGCAGGGCGGCGAATTCGGCTTCGTGCTGTTTACCACGGCGGGTGCGGCCGGGCTGATGTCGACGAGCACAGCCTCGCTGCTGGTCGCGATCGTCACGCTGTCCATGGCGCTGACGCCGATCGGCTCGGCCCTTTCGAAGCGGCTGCTCAACGGCGACGAACAGGAGGAACTGGACGAGGATTTCGAGGGCGCGGGCGCCGACGTGCTGATGGTCGGCTTCTCGCGTTTCGGCCAGATCGCCGCCCAGATCCTGCTTGCCGGCGGGCGTAGCGTCACCGTCATCGATTTTTCCGCCGACCGCATCCGCCAGGCCTCCTCCTTCGGCTTCCGCATCTATTTCGGCGACGGCGCCCGCAAGGACGTGCTGCGCTCGGCCGGCATCGACCGGGCGAAGATCGTGCTGGTCTGCACGCAGAAGAAGGAAATCACCGACAAGGTGGTGGAGCTGGTGCAGGCCGACTATCCGCACACCCGGCTCTACGTGCGCTCCTACGACCGCATCCATTCGATCGAACTGCGCAACAAGGGTATCGACTACGAGCTGCGCGAAACGCTGGAATCGGGCCTACTCTTCGGACGGCGAACATTGGAGGCGCTCGGCGTTTCCGAGGTCGACGCCTACGAAATCGGCGAGGATATCCGCAAGCGCGACGAGGCACGCCTGGTGCTGCAGGTGTCCGAAGGACTGCAGGCCGGGCGCGACATGCTGTTTTCCCACCCTGTCCGCCCCGAACCGCTGGTCAAGCCGAAACGCGCCGCCGATCCCTTCGAGCACGATCCGCTGGCCGGAACCGCCGATGCGACGGCGGATGCCTGA